The genome window TCGACGAGAAGCTCGCGGCGCCCGACGTCGAGGACATTCTGTCGATACCCTATCGGCGAGGTTCGATAGTCCCCGTCACCGGAGTCAACGACGACCCAGGGCGCATACGCCACGACGGCGTGCTCAAGGCAATCTACGGCCAGACCGAGGCCCTCGTCCGCGCCGAGCTCGTCAACGTGAGCTTCATGGGGCAGTCTCTGCCGTTCCACCGGAAGGCGGCGCCCGCGCTCACGCGGGTCGCGCAGCGGCTCGCCACGGCGGTCGCGCAGACCCCCTCCCTCGGGCAGTACGTGACCGGAGAGCTCGGCGGCACCATGACCTGGCGCTTCATCGCGAACACCACGCGGCTCTCTTCGCACTCGTTCGCGACGGCGATCGACATCGTGGTGGCCAAGAGCAACTACTGGGAGTGGGAGAAAGACACCCAGGGTCGCTTCACCTGGAAAAACTCGATCCCCCAGGCCATCGTCGACATCTTCGAGAGCGAAGGCTTCGCGTGGGGTGGCCGCTGGTACCACTACGACACGATGCACTTCGAATACCGCCCGGAGCTGTTCGATCCGGCGTGCGTGCCGTAACGCAGCCACCCGACGGTCGGCGCCTCAGTCGAAGCCGCCGCGCTCGGGTACGGGGATGGCGGACGTGAGCGCCCTCGCGGCGGCCGAGTCCTTCACGATTTGCTCGCGGAGCGCCTCGAAGCTCTCGAACTTGCGCTCGTCACGCACGCGCTCGCGCACGTGAACGCGGAGCGGGCGGTCGTAGAGGTCGAGCGACGCGTCGTGGAGGTGGACCTCGACGTGCCGCTCGGGGCTGCCGGCGCTGACCGTCGGGCGGGTGCCGACGTTCATCACCCCGTGACCGAGCGCGCGGATCGGGGCGCCATCCGGCGCCTCGAGCAGGTCGACCGAGACGGCGTAGACCCCGTTCGCGGGGAGCAGCTCGGGGACCTCGGCGAGGTTCGCGGTGGGGAAGCCTATCGTCCGCCCCCTCTGGGCTCCGCGCGACACCACGCCGGACAGCGCGTGGGGCCTCCCGAGGAGCTCAGTTGCACTCTGCACGCTTCCCGCCGCGACCAGCCCGCGGATGCGCGTGCTCGAGAGCGGGCCCTCCGCGTCGGTCGCGAGGACCGAGGCGTAGGCCTCGAGGCCGCGAGAACGCGCCGACGTCTCGAGAAACGCGAAGTTGCCCGCGCGCGCCTTGCCAAAGCGGAAATTGTCGCCGACGACGACGACGCGCGCGGCGAGCGCCCCGAAGACGAGGTCGTTCAGGAAGCCCTCGGGGGGGGTCTCGGCGAACGCGCTCGAGAAGCGCGCCACGATGATCTCCACCACGCCGTGGCGCCCGAAGAGCGCGGCCTTGCGGGCCACGGTGGTGAGCCGCGGCGGCTCGGGTCGGCCGAGGACCCCCGCCGGGTGGGGCTCGAACGTGAGGACCGCCGGCGCGAGCCCCCGCTCCCCCGCGAGCGCGCCCATTTGCGCGAGCACGGCCGCGTGCCCGCGATGGACGCCGTCGAAGTTACCGATGACGAGCGCCGACGCCGGGGCGCGCGACGGCAGCCCAAGCCAGGGGTCGACCCGGATCACGCGCGGGCCCAGAGGCCCACCGGGATCGTGAGGGTGAGGGGCGTCGGCTTCAGCCACGGCGACCCCTTAGCACGGCGCGGCGGGCGCCGTGCACGAGAGAGAACGGCACCCACGGCGGTTTTCGGTACCCGCGCTTTTGTCGCTTTGGTACCTCTCGTACGGGGCACTTCGCCCGGAGGTACCATGAAACGAGCGAGTCTCGACGCCCTCGATCGCGAGGCGCTCATTCGGCTGGCCGAGGAGCACGGCATCACGCGGCCGCGCATCCTCACGCGGCCCGAGCTCGTCGACGAGATCCTGCTGCGCTCGGCCACGGAGCCGGGGGCCGATGCGTCCCTCGCGCGGGGCTTTTTTGGGCTCGCGCGCGACCTCGTGGCGCGCGTGGTGGAGCGCGGGCTGCACCTGCCGGAGGCCGCGTCGCTCATCCGCAACATCGCGGTCGAGCCCCCACGGCGCGCCCCCCGCGTGGCGCCGCTGCCCACGGTCACGCTGGCTCAAATCTACGCGTCGCAGGGGCACACGGCCCGCGCCGTCGAGACGCTGCGACGGGTCCTCGACGAGGAGCCGGACCACGCGGAGGCCCGCCGGCTGCTCGCGACCCTCGAGGACTCGGCCTACGCGCCGCCGAAGGAGCCCTTGCCGCCCGAGCCCGAAGAGCCCCAGGCTGCGCCCGAGGCCGAGGAGACGACCACCGCCCCCGAGGGAGACGAGGCGAGCGCCGCCAGCGCCGCGCCAGCGGCGGCCGACGCCCCTGAGCCCGACGACGCCGTGGCCCCCCGGGAGAGACCCGTCGTCGAGGCCGCGGCGAAAGCCCCCGCGCCCACCGCCCCGCCGAGCGAGCCCGCGCGCGAGCCCGTGCCCGCGATGCTGAACGACAGGCCCCTGCCGCCCCGCTACGACGTGACCGAGTGCGTCGCGATCTCAGTCGATCCCGAGACCCTCTTCGTCTACTGGGAGGTGCGTGAGGAGCTGCTCGTGCGCGTCCGCGCGGGGCGCGGGCCAGGCGTGGTCGTTCTGCGAGCGCTCGTCATCGAGCCGAGCTGGGGGGGGCCTCGCACGGTGGTGCGCGACCACGACGTCCACGCGACCCTCGGCGACTACTTCCTCCGCGAGCTCCCTTCGGGCAGCGTGGTGCGCGTCGCGATCGGCTACCGCCCGGAGGCAGGCGATTTCTCGCCGCTCGCTCACTCGCCGCTCCTCACGCTGCCTCGCCGTTCGCCCGTGCTGGACCTCGCCCAGACGTTCGTCCGGTGGACGCCCGGCGGCGCCGTCGAGGAGCCCAACGAGCGGCTCGCTCAAATCGCGGCCCTCGCCGCGGCGCGCGCACGCGAAGAGACCGCGCGCGTCGAATGCGGCGCGCCTCGCGACGCCGCGCCACCCGACGAGCCCCCGCGCCGCGCGAGCCCGCCGCTCGGCTCTTCGTAGGCAGCGGCGACCGCTTCGCCCCGGCCAACGACGTCGGCGCGCCCAGGTCGTCTGGGCCGCCTGGCGCCACCCGGTGCGGAGCGGCCGCCGACGCGACGTTGATCCTTTCTTGACGCCACGGCGGCCCACCTTGACCGCGCCGAGATAGGGGAGGCGGTACGACGACGGTGCACGGAGTCACCCATGCACTCGCCGTCCCGCCGCACCGCTCCAAGGCTCGCCGCCGCGCTCGTCGCCGCGCTCGTCGCCGCGCTCGTCCTCGCGCTCTCCCGCCCGACCCTCGCAGAGGAGCCCGACGCCCGTGCGCCCCGCGACGCGCCACTCGGCGCGCCGCCAGCCTCGCCAGAGAGCCAACCGCTGCCCGCCCCTGCGCGTCAGGTCGAGGCCGGGCGAGACGCCACGCCCGCCGCGCCCCCCGAGAGAGGGGGCGCGACGACCGCCGCGCCACCAGCCCCCGCGGCGAAGGCCGCGACGAGCTCGTTCGTGCTCGGCGGCTACGCGGAGGCGGCCTACCAATGGAACTTCAACGTACCCTCCAACGGAATTACCCACTTCCGAGGCTTCGACAACAGGCACAACACGCTGACCCTGTCGAACGTCGCCCTCGACGCCGCGTGGGATCATGAGGGGCTCATCGGACGACTCGCGCTGCAGGTCGGCCACACCCCCTCGACGTATTACCTGAGTGAGCCTGTCGCGCCGGGCGCGAGCGCGACGAGCGCCACGGGCCCCGAGGTTTGGAAATACCTGCAGCAGGCCAACGTTGGGTATCGTTTCGGAGTGGGTCGTGGGCTCACGGTCACCGCGGGCCTGTTCTTGTCACCCATCGGCCCCGAGTCCATGGCCGTGCGCGACAACTGGAACTGGTCACGCTCGAACCTCTTCTTCGGACTGCCCTTTTATCACACGGGCGTGCGCGCCTCGTACTCGCTCTCCGACCCGTGGGTGGTGACGCTCGGGGGCTACAACGGCTGGAACTCGGTCGTCGACAACAACCACGAGAAGTCCGCCTCGGCGGAGATCACGTACAAGCGCGACCACATCGCGGTGTCGCTCCTCTACTTCGGCGGGATCGAGCGCCCCAAGGGGCGCGCGAGGGGCGCGCGTGGCGTCATCTGCTCGACTCGCACGTGACCTGGCACGCGAGCCCGCGGCTCTCTCTGCTCGCCCACGCGAATGGCGGTCTCGAGCCCAACGAGCTGGGCGTGAGCGGGTGGGCCGCCGGCGCGATCGGCGGGCGGCTCAAGCTCCTCGAGCAGCTCTTCTTCGCCGTCCGCGGCGACGTGTTCTACGAGCACGTCCCCGAGAACGGCGCCGGCCGAGCGACACCCATTTTCTGGCCCGCGCCGTGGGTGAGCTCGGGCACCGCCACAGTCGACCTCCGGCCCCACGAGCGAGTGTCGTTTCGGCTCGAGTACCGGCACGACCACGCCGGAGGCGACATGTACTTCGGAGGCCACGTCGAGGGCGACGGCGGCGCGACCCCGTTCGTCATGAATCGCGACTCGCAAGACACCCTGACGGGCGGAGCGACCACGTGGTTCTGAGCGGCGGGACCCAGGCACTCTTCATCAGTCGCTTTCCAGAGTGCGACGGCGCGTGCGCTCGCTTCGCACCCAGACCGTCTCGTTGAGGAGCCCATTCATGGACATCGTCTTCATCACAGTCATATGCGGTTTCTTCCTACTCACCTGGGGCTTCGTTCGCCTCTGCGAGAAGGTCAAGTCATGACGCCACTGCTCATTCTCGGTGCCGCCCTGGCGGCCCTCCTCCTCGTCTTCCTGGGCTTTGCGCTCCTCTACCCCGAGAAGTTGTCATGACCGTCTCGACTGTGAACGCCGTGGTTCAGTTCTCGACCTTCGGGGTCGCGCTCGTCGCGCTCGCCCTGCCGCTCGGCTCGTACATGGCGCGGGTGTACGCCGGCGAGGCCACGTTGGCCCGACGCGCGATGGGCCCCGTCGAGCGCCTCTTCTACCGACTCGCGAACGTGCGGGCAGACGAGGACATGACCTGGCAGAGGTACGCGGGCAGCGTGCTCGTCTTCAACCTGCTCGGAGCGCTCGTCGTCTACCTGCTGCAGCGCACGCAGGGAGTGTTGCCATTGAACCCGGCTGGCCTCGCGGGCGCGACGCCCGAGGTGTCGTTCAACACGGCGGTGAGCTTCGCGACCAACACGAACTGGCAGGCATACAGCGGCGAGACGACGATGAGTCACCTCACGCAGGCGCTGGGGCTCGCCGTGCAAAACTTCGTCTCGGCCGCCACCGGCATGGCCGTGCTAGTGGCCTTCGTGCGTGGGTTCACTCGGCGCACGGCGGACGGGCTCGGGAGCTTCTGGGTCGACCTGACGCGGTCGACGCTCTACGTTCTGCTGCCGCTCTCCTTCGTGCTGGCGCTCCTGCTCGTCTCGCAGGGGGTCGTGCAGACGCATTCTGGCGCGGCGGCGGCGCGCCTCCTCGATCCGACCGCCGAGACCGGGGGCGCCGCCGTCACCGACCAGGTGCTCGCGCTCGGGCCCGCGGCCTCGCAGATCGCCATCAAGCAGCTCGGGACCAACGGCGGCGGGTTCTTCAACGCCAACTCGGCGCACCCCTTCGAGAACCCCACGCCGGTCTCCAACTTCCTGGAGGTGCTCGCGATCGTGCTCATCCCGGCGGCCCTCTGCTTCACCTTCGGCGACATGGTGAAGGACCGACGCCAGGGTTGGGCCGTGTTCGCCGCGATGCTGGCGGTCTTCATTCCACTGCTCGTGGCCACGACGGCCTTCGAGCAGGCGGGCAACCCGCTCCTCGGCAGCCAAGGCGTGGATCAGGTCGCGTCCGCCCTCTCCTCGGGCGGGAACATGGAGGGCAAGGAGGTCCGCTTCGGCATCTCCAACAGCGCGCTGTGGGCGACCGCGACCACCGCGGCCTCCAACGGGTCCGTGAACGCCATGCACGACAGCTTCACCCCGCTGGGTGGACTCGCGCCCATGTGGCTGATTCAGCTCGGCGAGATCATCTTCGGTGGCGTGGGCTCCGGACTCTACGGAATGCTCGTGTACGCGATCATCGCGGTCTTCATCGCCGGGCTCATGGTGGGACGAACTCCCGAGCTCCTCGGCAAGAAGATCGAAGCCCACGAGATGAAGATGGCGTCGCTCGTCATCTTGCTGCCGGCGGCCACCGTCCTCGTCGGCGCGGCGGTCGCGTGCGTCGTACCGGCCGGCACCGCGCCGCTCGGGAACCCTGGCGCCCACGGCTTCAGCGAGATCCTCTACGCCTTCTCGTCGGGCGCGAACAACAACGGCTCGGCGCTCGGAGGGCTCACGGCCAGCGGCACGTTCTACGCGACTGCGATAGGCCTCTCGATGTTGATCGGGCGCTACTGGGTGATCGTCCCGGTGCTCGCCATCGCCGGCTCGCTCGCCAAGAAGAAGTGTGTGCCCGCGAGCGCCGGGACCCTGCCCACGCACACGCCGCTCTTCGTGGGGCTGCTCGTAGGGACCATCGCCCTCGTGGGCGCGCTCACGTTCATCCCCGCGCTCGCGCTCGGCCCGATCGTCGAGCAACTCCAGCTCTCCGGACATTGAAGGACGAGGCCATGTCCCATTCTGCACATCCCGCGCGACCGTTGATTGAAATGTCTATCGTGCGACCCGCCGTGGTCGACGCCTTCCGGAAGCTCGATCCCCGGCGCATGGTGAGAAGCCCTGTGATGTTCGTGGTGGAGGTCGGGAGCGCCTTCACGACTGTGCTGTTCGTCCACGCCGCGATCACGGGTCGCGGAGACGCCCGCCCCGGCTTCATCCTCGCCGTCGCGCTCTGGCTGTGGTTCACGGTCCTCTTCGCGAACTTCGCGGAGGCGATGGCCGAGGGCCGCGGCAAGGCGCAGGCAGACACGCTCCGCAAGGCGCGGCAGGACATCCTCGCGAAGCGGCTGAGGCGGGGCGGCGACAGCGCGGAGCGCTTCGCCGGGCACGTGGTCGAGCGCCTAGCCGACCCCGAGCGGCGCGCGGGGGCGCTAGACGAGGTGGTGTCGTCGGCGCTTCGGATAGACGACGTCGTCTTCGTGGCCGCGGGAGAGCTGGTGCCCGCCGACGGTGAGGTCGTGGAGGGCGTCGCCTCCGTGGACGAGAGCGCCATCACCGGCGAGAGCGCCCCCGTCATTCGTGAGAGCGGCGGCGACCGCAGCGCCGTCACCGGCGGCACGCGCGTGTTGTCCGACTGGCTCGTCGTGCGTGTGACGAGCAACCCCGGCGAGGCGTTCCTCGACCGCATGATCGCGATGGTCGAGGGCGCCAAGAGGAAGAAGACGCCCAACGAGATCGCGCTCGACATTCTGCTCGCAGCGCTGACGATCGTCTTTCTCCTCGCGACGGTCACGCTGCTCCCGTTCTCGCGGTACGCGGTCGCGAGCTCGAGCCAGGGCAGCCCGGTGCCGCTCACCATCTTGGTCGCGCTCCTGGTGTGTCTCATCCCTACGACGATCGGCGGCCTCCTCTCGGCCATCGGCATCGCGGGCATGGACCGGATGATCCAAGCCAACGTCATCGCGACGTCGGGGAGAGCGGTGGAGGCCGCGGGCGACGTCGACGTGCTGCTGCTCGACAAGACGGGCACGATCACGCTCGGGAACCGTCAAGCGACCGACTTCCTGCCGGCGCCTGGCGTGAGGTCGAGCGAGCTCGCGGACGCGGCGCAGCTCTCGTCGCTCGCCGACGAGACCCCCGAGGGGCGCTCGATCGTGGTCTTGGCGAAGGAGCAGCACGGGCTGCTCGCGGGGGACGTCGAGGCGCTGGGCGCGACGTTCGTCCCCTTCTCTGCGCAGACCCGGATGAGCGGCGTGGACCTCGACGGCAGGCATATTCGCAAGGGGGCTACGGACGCGATCGTCCGCTTCGTGGAGGAGAGCGGCGGCGCCTTCCCGACCAAGGTGCGCGCGATCGTCGACGAGGTGGCGAAGCAAGGCGCCACACCGCTCGTGGTGGCAGACGGCTCGCGCGTGCTGGGAGTGGTGAAGCTCAAAGACATCGTGAAGGGGGGTATCCGCGAGCGCTTCGCGGAGATGCGCCGCATAGGGATCAAGACCGTCATGATCACCGGGGACAACCCGCTCACGGCGGCCGCGATCGCCGCCGAGGCGGGAGTCGACGACTTCCTCGCGGAGGCCACCCCCGAGACGAAGCTCGCGACGATTCGGGACTATCAGGCGAGGGGGCACCTCGTCGCCATGACGGGGGACGGCACCAACGACGCGCCCGCCCTCGCCCAGGCCGACGTCGCGGTGGCCATGAACACGGGCACCCAGGCGGCGAAGGAGGCCGGCAACATGGTCGACCTCGACTCCAATCCGACCAAGCTTCTCTCCATCGTCCATATTGGAAAGCAGATGCTGATGACGCGCGGGGCGCTGACGACGTTCAGCATCGCCAACGATCTCGCGAAGTACTTCGCGATCATCCCGGCGGCGTTCGTCGCGACGTATCCAGAGCTCGGAACGCTCAATGTCATGCGACTGCATTCCCCGACGACGTCGGTGCTGAGCGCCGTCATCTTCAACGCGCTCATCATCATCGCGCTCATCCCACTGGCGCTCCGGGGCATCCAGTACCGACCCGCTCCCGCGCCGGCGCTCCTCCGTAGGAACATCCTCGTCTACGGCCTCGGTGGGGTCCTGCTCCCGTTCCCGTGCATCAAGCTCATCGACGTCGCGCTGACGGCGATCGGTGTGACCTGAAAGGTGGTAATGACATGTTCGACGTCCTTCGCCAGGCAGCGGTCCTCCTCGCCCTCTTCACCTCGAGCACCGGAGTCGCCTATCCGCTGCTGGTCACCGGCGCAGCGCAGGTCGCCTTCCCAGCACAAGCCAACGGCAGCCTCCTGCGCGCGAACGGGCAGGTCGTGGGCTCTCGCCTGATAGGTCAACCTTTCGATGACGCTCGGTACTTCTGGGGGCGCCCCTCGGCGACCGCGCCCAGCCCGTACAAGGCCTCGTCGTCGACGGGCTCGAACCTCGGCCCAACGAACCCCGCGCTCATCACGGCCGTACGGCAGCGCGTGACCGACCTCCGTGCCGCACATCCGGACCAGGCCTCGACGCCCGTCCCCGTCGACCTCGTCACCGCGTCGGGGAGCGGCCTCGACCCGCACATTTCGCCGGCGGCCGCCCTCTACCAGGTGCAGCGCGTGGCGGCGGCGAGGGGGCTCCCCCCAGACCGCGTCAGAGCGCTCGTGCTCGCGCATGTCGAGGGTCGCACGCTGGGCCTCCTCGGCGAGCCGCGCGTGAACGTCCTCTGGCTCAACGTCGCGCTTGACGGGCTGGCCGCCCGGGGCGCTTAACACGAGAGAGGGAAATTTCACGCGTGAGCGACGTTCGCGACAGACCCGACCCCGACACCCTGCTGCGGCGCGTGCAGGACGAAGAAGCGCGGGCGAAGCGCGGCAAGCTCAAAATCTTTTTTGGTTTCGCGCCCGGGGTCGGCAAGACGTACCGCATGCTCCAGGTCGCCCGGGACCTCGTCACCGACCAGCACCTCGACGTCGTCGTGGGCGTGGTCGAGGACCACCGACGGGCGGACACGGCGCGCCTGGTGCTCGGCCTCGAGCTACTCCCACGGCGAAAGGTGCACTACCGCGGACGCACGGTCGATGAGCTCGACCTCGACGCGGCGCTCGGGCGGCGCCCGAAGCTCCTGCTGGTCGACGAGCTCGCTCACACGAACGCCGCCGGGTCGCGCCACCCGAAGCGGTGGCAAGACGTGGAGGAGCTGCTCGACGCCGGCATCGATGTCTTCACGACGATGAACGTGCAGCACGTCGAGAGCCTGAACGACATCGTGGCCCAGATTAGCCGAGTCCAAGTGCGCGAGACGGTCCCCGACTCGACCCTCGACCGCGCCGACGCGATCGAGCTCGTGGACATCGCGCCAGAGGAGCTCCTCGCGCGCCTGAAGGAGGGGAAGGTCTACCTGCCCGATCAGGCCAAGCGCGCTGCGGCGCATTTCTTCCAGCGTGGCAACCTGCTCGCGCTCCGCGAGCTCGCCCTTCGCAGGACGGCTCAGCGCGTAGACGAAGACGTGAGGGAGTACCGCGAAGAGCACGGCGTCGCCGTGCCGTGGCCCGCGGGCGAGCGAATCGTGGTGTGCGTGGGTCCCGCGCCGAGCTCCGGCAGGTTGATCCGCGCGGCGGCGCGCATGGCAGCCGGCCTGCGCTGCCCGTGGGTGGCCTCGTACGTCGACTCCACCACCGCGCGCCCCATGAGCGAGTCCGCCCGGCTCCAGCTGGAGGCCCACCTGCGCGTCGCCGAGACGCTCGGCGCCACGGTGACGCGGCTCTCCGGGCCGAGCGTGTCGGGCGCCCTGCTCGACTACGCGCGGAAGCACAACGTCACGCGCCTCGTCATCGGCAAGCCCACGCACTCGCGCCTGTGGGACCGCGTGCGGGGCTCGCTCCTCGACGAGATCGTCCGCGGGAGCGGTGAGATCGACGTGCACGTCATCCGCGGCGACAGCGCGCGCGAGGCGCCCCCTCGCGACGACCCCCGGGGGAGCGGGCGTTCGACCGGACGGCAGTACCTGTCGGCGACGCTGCTCGTGGCGGGGACCCTGGGCCTCGCGCTCGTGCTGCGCGGCCTCTTGGACCTGCCCGACCTCGAGATGTTGTTCCTGCTCGCCGTGATGGTCGCCGCGGTGTGGTTCGGACGCGGCCCATCCATCCTCGCCGCCGGCCTCGGGGTCGCCAGCTACGACTTCTTCTTCGTCGCCCCGGAGCACACGTTCTCGGTAGACGACCGCCGCTACTTCTTGACCTTCGGGATGATGTTCGCGGTGGGCTTCGCGATGAGCGAGCTCGCCGGGAAGCGCCGGCGACAGCAGCGCGACGCGCAGGCGCGGGAGGAGCGCACGGCGGTGCTCTACGCCCTGACGCGAGAGCTCTCGTCCACCGACGAGCCCGCCCGCATCGCGGCCATCGCTGCGCGGCACGCGGCGGACATCTTCTCCGCGGAGGCGATCGTCCTCGGGGTCACGACCGACGGGGAGCTGCAGCCGCTCGGGCGCTTCCCCGAGGGGGCCGAGCTCGACGTGAGAGACGCGGGCGTGGCCAAGTGGAGCCACGAACACGACGCGTTGGCCGGACTCGGGACAGGCACTCTGCCCGGAGCCGAAGCGCTCTGCTCGCCGCTCCGAGCGGGGCAGTCGCGTCTCGGGGTGCTCGCGCTCGTGCCGCGAGACCAGGCGGAGATGCGCGCCGACCAGCGGGGCTTCCTCGACGTCCTTTGTCGCCAGGTCGCGGTGGCGCTCGAGCGGGCGCGCCTGTCCGAGGAGGCGAAGCAGTCCGCGCTCCGCGCCAAGACCGAAGAAATGCGCTCATCATTGCTCTCCGCGGTGTCCCACGACCTTCGGACGCCGCTCGCCTCGATTACGGGCGCCGCCACCTCGCTGCGCGACGACGCCAACCTCGGCGCGGAGACGAGGGGTGAGCTCGTCGAGTCGATCGTCGACCAAGCCGAGCGGCTCGAGCGCTTGGTGGCGAACCTGCTCGACATGACGCGCCTCGAGTCAGGGGGCGTGGCGCTCCGGCGGGACTGGGTGCCACTCGACGAGATGATCGGCTCCGCGCTCACGCGCCTCGAGGCGCGGCTCGGCGCGCGCGAGGTGACGGTGTCGATCGCCGCCGACGTGCCGCTCGTCAGCGTCGACCCCGTGCTCTTCGAGCAGGTCTTCGTGAACCTCCTCGAGAACGCCGACA of Myxococcales bacterium contains these proteins:
- a CDS encoding sensor histidine kinase KdpD; its protein translation is MSDVRDRPDPDTLLRRVQDEEARAKRGKLKIFFGFAPGVGKTYRMLQVARDLVTDQHLDVVVGVVEDHRRADTARLVLGLELLPRRKVHYRGRTVDELDLDAALGRRPKLLLVDELAHTNAAGSRHPKRWQDVEELLDAGIDVFTTMNVQHVESLNDIVAQISRVQVRETVPDSTLDRADAIELVDIAPEELLARLKEGKVYLPDQAKRAAAHFFQRGNLLALRELALRRTAQRVDEDVREYREEHGVAVPWPAGERIVVCVGPAPSSGRLIRAAARMAAGLRCPWVASYVDSTTARPMSESARLQLEAHLRVAETLGATVTRLSGPSVSGALLDYARKHNVTRLVIGKPTHSRLWDRVRGSLLDEIVRGSGEIDVHVIRGDSAREAPPRDDPRGSGRSTGRQYLSATLLVAGTLGLALVLRGLLDLPDLEMLFLLAVMVAAVWFGRGPSILAAGLGVASYDFFFVAPEHTFSVDDRRYFLTFGMMFAVGFAMSELAGKRRRQQRDAQAREERTAVLYALTRELSSTDEPARIAAIAARHAADIFSAEAIVLGVTTDGELQPLGRFPEGAELDVRDAGVAKWSHEHDALAGLGTGTLPGAEALCSPLRAGQSRLGVLALVPRDQAEMRADQRGFLDVLCRQVAVALERARLSEEAKQSALRAKTEEMRSSLLSAVSHDLRTPLASITGAATSLRDDANLGAETRGELVESIVDQAERLERLVANLLDMTRLESGGVALRRDWVPLDEMIGSALTRLEARLGAREVTVSIAADVPLVSVDPVLFEQVFVNLLENADKYTPGGSPLEIDARRDGDSVEIEVRDHGPGLPPGAEERVFEKFYRGPHAGVAGAGLGLPICKGIVEAHGGTLRAETREAGGAAFHISIPQGGTPPSVPTGGGQ